The segment gtaTCCTCCCCCTCCCAAACCCAACTcctaacacaacaacaatataaagcagtaaacaaaattaaacttaaaacaaaaatataaataaaacaaaatatatatatacatacatataaataaataaatataactgattatcaattataattatacattatatgcatatatattaaaaaaagaaaagaataaataaaataaaacaaatacaacaaaaatatttctaaattaaaagaaaaatataaaacaaattaacattattaagaggtaaaataataaatgaataaaaatgaaaagaaataacaaaaaatcatatattataaattataattataaacaaattatatacattaaGTAGCTTTAcgattatttataaacaacaacaacaacaaaaaaacaaaagattcaaaaaatatacaattattaaaaacaaaaacaacaaaaaacaaatcgaTTATGCATAAAAATCTTAACATTTTTAGGCATATTTATATTTCtgtaatttaattgtaaaatttcaacaaaccaCAATATAATGAATGACCGCTAATACAACAACACaacaaacagaaaattaaaacaaacacacatctACATTAAcataaacacacaaacacacattcatagcaacacaaacaaacaagagaattaagaaaacaaccaacttaaaacaaggaaaaaaactaaattataatttaataataaaaaaacaattaaaatgagaatatatagaaaatttgaaagaaaaatatatatgagaGCTGTTAATGCCGATTTAGTCTTAAAGGCGTAGTTACGATAAAAAAGGGGTAAGTAagtttaataacatttataactGTATGTGcctattgtgtgtgtgtgttttgcaaaaaaaaaaaatctattatctCTCAAAGCCTAGAAGAATTTTAACTGTGTGTGCTTGTTGTGTGtggtttgcaaaaaaacaacaattatctCTTAAAACCTAAGAGAAATTTGCTTTTGAACATGGTCCAAATATTTTGCGATTACGGctgggtttcttactactcctttaaactaggcttaacttgttgttagattaaactcagaacaaatttaggcggactttaaccgatgattgtgtttttctgttatgaatttaatttccgttaactttgttagtattgccaacatttcactcaaaattatgaataatgaacagctgtttttttgcaaataatacttttgtaaaatgaaaaattttggaaaaatgttaaataaacatctaaaacaataataaataaaacaaatctgaaaattgcaatttacttaaaatattaagtttctgttcttccgaaatcattgttttattgtttttgttaattgtgtcctctcacttataacttaagtttaattggccaataacactcagttaaactaagataatacgtaacgttactgtttactgaaaaatacaaaacacatattaaactaggtttaaacaaagaatgtatattatctttatctgaataaagatgtatgttacaaacattagcacaaacccaatataccctccccactaaagtgatgtagggtagaAAAGGCAACTAAACTTTAGGtaaaaaattatccaaaattaGTGCGGGGTTCTTaatcctcagttaaactaggcttaacttgctgttagattaaactctaaacaaatttaggcggactttaaccgatgattgtgtttttcagatttagatttaagctcagttaactttgttagtattgccaagttttcactccaaaacataaacaatgaacagttgttttttgcaaacaacacttttgtaaaatggaaaattttggaaaaatgttgagtttaattggccaattacactcagttaaactaagataataagtaactttactaataactgaaaaacaagaaacgtatattaaaccaggtttaaccaaagaatgaagattatctttatcagaaaaacgcGCCCTTAGACAAcatattcataattattttgtagAGTTTAAATTGAAtcgattttaaatattaagaacGTTTTCAGGGACAGGCAGAAAGTCTTTCAAGACGGaataaacatatacattaaCCCTCCCTTCTATAAAGGTATAGGTTATAGAAATATATTCGTAAACCCTAAAGTAATTTGACagttaaataatttactaattaattaaaacaagaaacaaaaatttcgaaactaaatcttaaaaaaaaaaaacctgcaAAACCTGATAGCtccttttaaaaatcaaaaacctaTAAAATGACCAAAACTATTGGAGaggtaaaaagttaaatttctaAGACGTGGTTCACACtatgaaacttttgatttttgtgcgtgagagaaagagaaagaaatatcaaacatctctttctctcacacacaaaatcaaaagtttgtcaacaaaagtttcccagtgtgaaccaagtCTAGTAGAAAATAGTTAGAATGTTAAAAAGATCCCACCGCAGCCTTCATCAACTATGAAATCTTCATTGGGACGTTTATTTTGGCCTTTGGTTCTTGGAACCATTGTAGGTGATTTCTTAAGTCTATGCCATTTATTACCAACACATTCGCAACATTTATACCGGCCCTACATGCTGTCGGTAGCTCAGTTTCAAGTGTttcgtaataaaaattaaagctgCTGTAGCTAATTTCTTTGTTtgtcaataaaaaatacaacatgtaTATTTGTAACTGAATTGTTTCATATAATAAacgaataataaaatatacacaaatattgTATCTATATGTAACCAGTATATAAGATTAACATCCATCAGTTTGGCTTCAGCAACTTAAAGATTGCTGCTGATTATTTAAAACTTGTCTGACATTAATATTAATACGTGAATCGTGCAGATAATTCTTAAAGGGCAGCCAATGTAATTCATTGCTCACTTGTTCGTACACCAATGGATCCATTGACCATGCTAAAGCTGTTTCTACTTCATTGTTATTCCAAAAGGATATATCAGTGCGTAATTTTTTGGCAGGTTGTAAAGtgtctatttttattatttcttggtTCTGTGTAGGTGTTGGCATTTGAATATTCCAAGTCTCTTGCCGAGCTTTCATAACTCGCGGTACGGCATGATAACACAGACGAGATTGCTCTGACATGACCAGCACATCACCACTTTCTAAAAATAAAGCAGAGGGTTTCTCCTCTCGCGTTTTGCCTCCAATCAGGAATATAGCGGTTTGCCCAAAactgtaaatacaaaaaaaaaatggtcaataaataccattttatttgcaattaaaaacCAACCTGAATGAAAATAAAGGAGCTTCTAGATTCTGTTCCGAATGATCTGTATGACCGGCCAAGGTAGTACCAATAGGATAGTAGTTAACTATAGCAGCTTGTGCCTTATAGTTGTCATAGCCCAGAACATTGGCAAAGAAATTTGTCATACGTGCTAAATCTTCAGGGAATTCTGTATGCAATTCCTCGCTATAGACCTTAGTATCCCAATTATGATGATAACCGAGGGTAGTCCAACGCATCGAAATTTTCATACGCCTCGCTTCGTCCTTATCATCGCACTGTTGCAAAGAAGACCACCAATCGTCCAAAACTGTTTTATTGAAAAGTCGTTCATTTAAATTAACTCTATTGGGATATTTTGGATAATCTTTAAGACTCCTAGCCATCCAATAACGTTGACCGTGCGCGGTGAATGCATCACGTATAACAATTAAACCCGGATGCTCTACGAGCCTAAACAAACGCCACTTGTGTAACGGATTCATGCCTAGCGGTAAGCCCAATTGTGCATAATCGTCTTTCAACTGCAAATCCTCTATCTGccgcataaaaattatataaattatttattttcaaaaaacaacatACTCAAGATGTTGTTTACCTTTGTGTGGTtggaattattattaaaatcgaTAACATCTTTGAAATCTGGCACTGGCCATTTtgatttgtaatatttaaaactttccttaaacattatgttttttatctattttttagataaaataaaacattgaaataaatatttgaaacgaggatataaaaaaataaatgtaaataaataaaaaagaatgtaCTCTAAAAAAGTAAGGACAATTCACAATAGATGAACAGGGTGTACTTATAAGGTAAAGTCAATTCAACAGCTGATTACTAATTTTTTCAAACTTGTCAATTGATCATTTTCTGAGTGACAATCAATACAAACGTATTGTAGTACCCTTCCAaacacagggtatacagagacgtcacgggCAAAAACCTATATATCAACCGATATCATTAACTAGAGATGAAAATGTAATTGTATTTAATCAAttagtgccggtccacactagaaaCCTTTTTTTGGGGAAACTTTGGATTTTGCGTGAAAGAgcaagaatatcattcatctctctcgcaatgcggagtttctcgtactcggaaacttgttctGTTTTATTAGACTTGGTCCACACtatgaaacttttgttgagaaactttttctttattctcttttgaagtttctttaatgtccacacatagaaactacgcacataaagaaaacaatctctatgaagaaaacaaactttttaacaaacttttttcaactttatcaaactttttttcagagttgcatggaaaggtacttttttgtgtatacacgtggataagtaaataaaaaaatataaacaaagaagaaaatacataaaaaacgtaaacaaaaagataacaaaccataacaaactcattgatatatttgtgaaatttttaaatatccaaataaaaattaaaaactaaaatatgtcatcaataggggatcaatacacaaatcgaaccgtgtatagattttatccccgagtactttccattagccggtgtaccgtaacaaacttagaaaaattcgcaaatttgatgaaaaagttgttataccacaaaattttaaaatattcgttgagcagcaaaactacaaCATGCGATCGATAgggaatcaatagacaaatcgaatcatgtatagattttatccctgagtactttccattagccggtgtatcgtaacaaactttgaaaaatttgcaaactaagtgaaaaagtttttatactaagaaattttaaaatatttgttgagcagcaaaactaaaatatgtgatcgatagcggatcaatagacaaatcgaaccgtatataaatttttttcctgagtacttgccataagacggtataatgtaacaaacttttgaaaattggcaaatttatactaaattttttttaaatattcgttgagcagcaaaactaaactATGTcatcttatggcaagtactcaggaacaaaatttatatacggttcgatttgtttattaatacccTTTCGATTACATAttatagttttgctgctcaacgaatattttaaaattttgtactacaacaactttttcattaaatttgtgaatttttcaaattattttacattataccgtcttatggcaagtactcaggaaaaaaatctatatacgattcgatttgtctattgatccactatcgatgacatattttagttttgctgctcaacgaatatttaaaaattttgtactataacaactttttcatCAAATTTGGGAATTTTTCTAAGTTTGTTACAGTACACCGGCTAATGGAAAGTATTCGGGGATAAAATCTATACACAGTTCGATTTGTATATTGATCCCCTATTgatgacatattttagttttgctgctcaacgaatattttaaaattttttagtctaaaaactttttcattaaattttgcaatttgccaattttctaaagtttgttacgttataccgtcttatggaaagtactcagggataaaatctatatacgaatcaatttgtctattgattccctgtcgatgacatattttggttttgctgctcaacgaatatttaaaaatttttgagtataaaaactttttcattaaattttgaaaatttgtcaaagtttgttacgttataccgccttatggcaagtactcaggaaaaaaatctatatacggttcgatttgtctattgatcctctatcgatgacatattttggttttgctgctcaacgaatatttaaaaattttttagtataaaaactttttcattaaatttgtcaatttgacaattttccaaagtttgttacgttataccgccttatggcaagtactcaggaaaaaaatctatatacggttcgatttgtctattgatcctctatcgatgccatattttggttttgctgctcaacgaatattttaaaatttttgagtataaaaactttttcattaaattttgaaaatttgtcaaagtttgttacgttataccgtcttatggcaagtactcaggaaaaaaatctatatatggttcgatttgtctattgatcccctatcgatgccatattttggttttgctgctcaacgaatatttaaaaattttttagtataaaaactttttcattaaatttggcaatttgcaaatttgtcaaagtttgttacgttataccgtcttatggcaagtactcaggaaaaaatctatatatggatcgatttgtctattgatcccctatcgatgccatattttggttttgctgctcaacgaatatttaaaaattttttagtataaaaactttttcattaaatttggcaatttgcaaatttgtcaaagtttgttacgttataccgtcttatggcaagtactcaggaaaaaatctatatatggatcgatttgtctattgatcccctatcgatgccatattttggttttgctgctcaacgaatatttaaaaattttttagtataaaaactttttcattaaattttgaaaatttgtcaaagtttgttacgttataccgtcttatggcaagtactcaggaaaaaaatctatatatggttcgatttgtctattgatcccctatcgatgccatattttggttttgctgctcaacggatatttaaaaatttttgagtataaaaactttttcattaaattttgaaaatttgtcaaagtttgttacgttacaccgtcttatggcaagtactcaggaaaaaaatctatatacggttcgatttgtctattgatcctttatcgatgacatattatggttttgctgctcaacgaatatttaaaaattttttagtataaaaacttgttcattaaattttgcaaatttgtcaaagtttgttacggtataccggctaatagcaagtactcaggaaaataatctatatatggtttgatttgtctattgatcccctatcgatggcatattttggttttgctgctcaacaaatattttaaaatttttgagaataaaaactttttcattaaattttgcaaatttgtcaaagtttgttatgttataccgtcttatggcaagtactcaggaaaaaaatttatatacggttcgatttgtctattgatcccctatcgatgacatattttggttttgctgctcaacgaatatttaaaaattttttagtataaaaactttttccttaattttacaattttgtcaaagtttgttacgttataccgtcttttggcaagtactcaggaaaaaaatctatacatgGTTCGATTTGcctattgatcctctatcgatgacatattttggttttgctgctcaacgaatattttaaaatttttgagtataaaaactttttcagtaaatttgccaatttgtcaaagtttgttacgttataccgtcttatggcaagtactcaggaaaaaaatctatatacggttcgatttgtctatttatcctctatcgatgacatattttggttttggtgctcaatgaatatttaaaaatttttgagtataaaaactttttcattaaattttgcaaatttgtcaaagtttgttacggtataccggctaatagcaagtactcaggaaaaaaatctttatacggttcgatttgtctattgatctcCTATCGATGGCATATTTTAgatttgctgctcaacgaatatttaaaaatttttgagtataaaaactttttcattaaattttgcaaatttgtcaaagtttgttacgttataccggctaatagcaagtactcaggaaaataatctatatacggttcgatttgtctattgatcccctatcgatgacatattttggttttgctgctcaacgaatatttcaaaatttttgagtataaaaactttttcattaaattttgcaaatttgtcaaagtttgttacggtataccggctaatagcaagtactcaggaaaaaaatctttatacggttcgatttgtctattaataccctatcgatcacatattatagttttcctgctcaacgaacatttttaattttttaagcataaacacctttgttaaatttgtaaaatcttcaaagtttgttacatcaCAGCATTTGATAGAAAGTACTTTGAAGAACACTTAATACTTAGATTGATTCGTTTTACGATTCGCTATTAATAACACATTTCAGATTTAGTGCTCAAAGaggattttaatgtttatttggatatttaaatatttcacaaatatatcaatgagtttgttatggtttgttatctttttgtttacgttttttatgtattttcttctttgtttatattttttatgttcttatccacgtgtatacacaaaaaagtactttccgtgcaactctgaaaaaagtttgccaaaaatccccctgtttgttttcttcttgtacgtaagaaaacaacccgacgaaaaataaaacaaaccgtaacagctgttttatcaaaataaacattttttttggtgtggtgagttatttttgtttacaaatatgtgtttctgcacgtggaaaagacgcaaaaactcgttttcattatttacattttcaatatgtgtttaagcacgtggaaaaaattcaaaaaaattgattttcatgatttacattaaaaaaaatatttttgatcaattaaaatatgtgtataaatgtggaaaggaacaaatctgataaaatataaatataattgggattatatcgttacagaatgccttttaataaaaaacattcaaaaaatgttactatggtcatatatataaaatgatatataagtgctatcggacgatcttgtgcacgataaaaacctatatagaactttaagttggaagtgtagaaatcggatggcatacatttttttccggatttcatcgttctagggtgtgtactacaacaacaaacttttttttttacaaaaaaagttactatagccgtatatataaaatgatatataactgctatcggacgatcttgtgcacgataaaaacctatatagaactttaagttggaagtgtagaaaccggatggcatacattttttccggatttcatcgttctagggtgtgtactacaacaacaaactttttttt is part of the Lucilia cuprina isolate Lc7/37 chromosome 3, ASM2204524v1, whole genome shotgun sequence genome and harbors:
- the LOC111685993 gene encoding nucleic acid dioxygenase ALKBH1 — translated: MFKESFKYYKSKWPVPDFKDVIDFNNNSNHTKIEDLQLKDDYAQLGLPLGMNPLHKWRLFRLVEHPGLIVIRDAFTAHGQRYWMARSLKDYPKYPNRVNLNERLFNKTVLDDWWSSLQQCDDKDEARRMKISMRWTTLGYHHNWDTKVYSEELHTEFPEDLARMTNFFANVLGYDNYKAQAAIVNYYPIGTTLAGHTDHSEQNLEAPLFSFSFGQTAIFLIGGKTREEKPSALFLESGDVLVMSEQSRLCYHAVPRVMKARQETWNIQMPTPTQNQEIIKIDTLQPAKKLRTDISFWNNNEVETALAWSMDPLVYEQVSNELHWLPFKNYLHDSRININVRQVLNNQQQSLSC